In Rhizobium sp. ARZ01, a genomic segment contains:
- a CDS encoding DinB family protein, with translation MLNHYKMFAAYNAWANRILYAEAAALSPSALRENKGAFFGSLHGTLNHILVADRIWMRRFTGSGDVPARLDAVLYDDIDGLRHARIAEDQGIIDWIGSLDEKQLADTISYVPLTNPVQITQPLGPALAHFFNHQTHHRGQCHAILTSLGRPSLVLDLVYFLRAEGAEWMRI, from the coding sequence ATGCTGAATCACTACAAGATGTTCGCCGCCTACAATGCCTGGGCAAACCGGATCCTCTATGCCGAGGCCGCGGCATTGTCGCCTTCCGCCTTGCGCGAAAACAAGGGCGCCTTCTTCGGCTCCCTGCACGGGACGCTCAACCATATTCTCGTCGCCGACCGGATCTGGATGCGCCGCTTCACCGGCTCCGGCGACGTGCCGGCCCGCCTCGACGCAGTTCTCTACGACGACATCGATGGCCTGCGGCACGCGCGCATTGCCGAGGATCAGGGGATCATCGACTGGATCGGTTCGCTCGACGAAAAGCAGCTTGCGGACACGATAAGCTACGTTCCGCTGACGAACCCGGTACAGATCACCCAGCCGCTTGGTCCGGCCCTTGCCCACTTCTTCAACCACCAGACCCACCATCGCGGGCAATGTCACGCGATCCTGACCTCGCTCGGCCGGCCCAGTCTTGTGCTCGATCTGGTCTATTTCCTTCGCGCCGAAGGGGCGGAGTGGATGCGGATCTGA
- a CDS encoding glutathione S-transferase family protein, which produces MIRKLYALSGADMTRQFSPHVWKSVMSLAHKGLEYETVPVCFTEIPTIEGGNAATVPLLRDGERVVQDSFDIALYLEEAYPDRPSLFGGEGGKAMARFIEAWSQSTLHMAITRIAILDIHNLLGPADREYFRRSREARLGASLEEIAAAGMAEIEGFAKKLQPLRSMLKKQPFIGGKGPLFADYIVFGALQWLRTTAGTKVLENDDPVADWFSRCLDLHGGVGHRVTAA; this is translated from the coding sequence ATGATACGCAAGCTCTATGCGCTCAGCGGCGCCGACATGACCCGCCAGTTTTCGCCGCACGTCTGGAAGAGCGTGATGTCGCTGGCCCATAAAGGCCTCGAATACGAAACGGTGCCGGTCTGCTTCACCGAGATCCCGACCATCGAGGGCGGCAATGCGGCCACGGTGCCGCTGCTCCGCGATGGCGAACGGGTGGTACAAGACAGCTTCGACATCGCGCTCTATCTCGAGGAGGCCTATCCCGATCGGCCGTCGCTGTTCGGCGGTGAGGGCGGCAAGGCGATGGCGCGGTTCATCGAGGCCTGGTCGCAGTCGACGCTGCATATGGCCATCACGCGCATCGCGATCCTCGACATCCACAATCTGCTCGGGCCGGCCGACCGGGAATATTTCCGTCGCAGCCGCGAGGCGCGCCTCGGCGCTTCCCTCGAGGAGATTGCCGCCGCCGGCATGGCGGAGATCGAAGGCTTCGCCAAGAAGCTCCAGCCATTGCGCAGCATGCTGAAGAAGCAGCCTTTCATCGGCGGCAAGGGTCCGCTTTTTGCCGACTACATCGTCTTCGGGGCATTGCAATGGCTGCGCACGACCGCCGGAACGAAGGTGCTCGAAAACGACGACCCGGTCGCCGACTGGTTCAGCCGATGTCTCGACCTGCATGGTGGCGTCGGCCATCGTGTGACGGCTGCGTGA
- the ndk gene encoding nucleoside-diphosphate kinase → MAIERTFSMIKPDATKRNLTGAITKMLEDAGLRVVASKRVWMSRREAEGFYAVHKERPFFGELVEGMTSGPTIVQVLEGENAILKNREIMGATNPANADEGTIRKVHALSIGENSVHGSDAPETAVQEIKYWFSDTEIVG, encoded by the coding sequence ATGGCGATTGAACGCACCTTTTCGATGATCAAGCCGGACGCAACGAAGCGCAACCTGACCGGCGCCATCACCAAGATGCTCGAAGACGCAGGCCTGCGCGTCGTTGCATCCAAGCGCGTCTGGATGAGCCGTCGCGAAGCCGAAGGCTTCTACGCCGTCCACAAGGAGCGTCCGTTCTTCGGCGAGCTCGTTGAAGGCATGACCTCCGGCCCGACGATCGTCCAGGTTCTCGAAGGCGAGAACGCTATCCTCAAGAACCGCGAAATCATGGGCGCAACGAACCCGGCAAACGCCGACGAAGGCACGATCCGCAAGGTTCATGCCCTGTCGATCGGCGAAAACTCCGTTCACGGTTCCGACGCCCCGGAAACCGCTGTCCAGGAAATCAAGTACTGGTTCTCCGACACCGAAATCGTCGGCTGA